A genomic window from Montipora capricornis isolate CH-2021 chromosome 8, ASM3666992v2, whole genome shotgun sequence includes:
- the LOC138060137 gene encoding uncharacterized protein, producing the protein MTDIVCRTVNEEISNMCRRSENSVLRKKEYEGLSDLSWKEIYVEIESKCPATMQFLITLANGKDADEKKMPPVCLMYSISMFLRVPELSRLQRLNTILLSDGGTSKIAMKRFQRYGVCLDPTKKYTVLDSIGNHFLDHAIELTKKGKKFTIVLDNIDWEIKAHDMREEYQNVSEHAVASSLVFDRVPSDHIPDNGPKKDIKTTDLEFFLLSDDELSQIADRYRIYAGRIILKAFPKFSFLADLIPKHIPHQYSDEMTGKSEVVTMPVLMKDEKKYSDCVDVMDMFEDWVHEIHTKAFGAVGINALLLPPGRPAIHAPSRPDQPGSHVPPVPDYAEPLCGVKVPCIGDQLTRVRFAGAKDLRAGAHTSKDRLDHLYPFRCAAWHTKRSFLKLAFKDLYRAESTREEGTLKNFREKLKRKNVSADVKHYEGCEQFFESIGRCYTIEAAMEFFGMDDIADTPTMNRPNYAFMTIEEHKQKYFQETFDKFINEYVLGNDDTDQSEPGVEGTHTDNAGETLIDNLCNYSRNILQYFFVLEDYRDAVKEGDGERMAQIHKDFLLYFKTDRSFNAYAIEMMVNIAQNEVLLSEQEAHRAIWSQTVNWKGGKGKNIEADLMQENRNNDHKTGIKMMGANKTKKAVERLTKASGGKRKIIENFDEISKVASQSTSHTHRSSEKDEALVRQDLRRLRPFKKTPGRFHPSFPERYAHPLEKVNYVELHSWLKGHMQNIGKT; encoded by the exons ATGACAGATATTGTTTGCAGAACTGTCAATGAAGAGATAAGCAATATGTGTAGAAGATCTGAAAACTCTGTCCTCAGGAAGAAGGAATATGAAGGCTTATCAGATCTTTCCTGGAAGGAAATCTATGTTGAAATAGAAAGCAAATGTCCAGCCACAATGCAGTTCCTTATAACCCTTGCTAATGGAAAGGATgctgatgaaaaaaaaatgccacCAGTTTGTCTGATGTACTCTATTTCAATGTTCCTCAGAGTGCCAGAATTGTCAAGGTTGCAAAGATTAAATACAATTCTCCTTAGTGATGGTGGTACAAGCAAAATT GCTATGAAGAGATTTCAAAGGTATGGTGTTTGCCTAGATCCAACCAAGAAATATACTGTCCTGGATAGTATTGGAAATCACTTCTTGGACCATGCCATTGAATTGactaaaaagggaaagaaattcACCATTGTTTTAGACAACATTGACTGGGAGATAAAGGCTCATGACATGCGCGAAGAGTACCAAAATGTGTCTGAACATGCAGTGGCAAGTTCTTTGGTTTTTGACCGAGTTCCCTCAGACCATATTCCTGATAATGGTCCAAAAAAGGACATCAAGACAACTGATCTTGAGTTTTTTTTACTATCTGATGATGAATTAAGTCAAATTGCAGACCGGTACCGTATTTATGCAGGTCGCATAATTTTAAAAGCTTTTCCTAAATTCAGTTTTTTGGCTGATTTGATACCAAAACACATCCCTCATCAGTACAGTGATGAGATGACAGGAAAATCAGAAGTAGTCACAATGCCAGTTTTAATGAAAGATGAAAAGAAATATTCTGATTGTGTCGATGTCATGGACATGTTTGAAGATTGGGTCCATGAAATCCATACAAAAGCATTTGGTGCTGTAGGAATAAATGCACTTCTACTGCCACCTGGTAGACCAGCAATTCATGCTCCATCACGGCCTGATCAGCCTGGGTCCCATGTTCCTCCTGTGCCAGATTATGCAGAACCACTCTGTGGAGTTAAAGTACCATGCATTGGTGACCAGCTAACGAGAGTCAGGTTTGCAGGAGCCAAAGATCTCCGTGCCGGAGCTCACACCTCCAAGGACAGACTAGACCATCTATATCCATTTCGTTGTGCAGCATGGCACACAAAGAGAAGTTTTCTCAAG CTTGCTTTCAAGGATTTGTACAGAGCAGAATCTACCAGAGAAGAGGGCACACTAAAGAATTTCAGAGAAAAACTGAAGCGAAAAAACGTGTCTGCAGATGTAAAGCACTATGAAGGATGTGAGCAGTTTTTTGAGAGCATTGGCAG GTGTTACACTATAGAGGCCGCAATGGAGTTCTTCGGTATGGATGACATTGCTGATACACCTACAATGAATCGCCCAAATTATGCCTTCATGACTATTGAAGAGCACAAGCAGAAATACTTTCAAGAAACCTTTGACAAGTTCATTAATGAATATGTATTGGGAAATGATGACACAGATCAGAGTGAACCTGGAGTTGAAGGAACACATACAGATAATGCTGGTGAAACTCTTATAGACAACCTTTGCAATTACAGCAGAAATattcttcaatatttttttgtgttaGAGGACTACAGGGATGCCGTTAAGGAAGGGGATGGAGAAAGAATGGCCCAAATCCATAAAGAttttcttctttatttcaaaacagACAGGTCATTCAATGCATATGCCATTGAAATGATGGTGAACATTGCACAAAATGAAGTTCTTTTGTCAGAGCAAGAAGCCCACCGGGCGATTTGGAGTCAAACAGTTAATTGGAAAGGTGGCAAGGGAAAAAATATTGAGGCTGACTTGATGCAAGAAAACAGGAACAATGATCACAAAACAGGAATCAAAATGATGGGTGCCaacaagacaaaaaaagcaGTGGAAAGATTAACAAAGGCCTCTGGGGGTAAAAGGAAAATTATTGAAAACTTTGACGAGATAAGCAAAGTTGCCTCTCAGTCAACTTCTCATACCCATAGAAGTTCAGAGAAAGATGAAGCACTGGTCAGGCAGGATCTCAGAAGGCTGCGTCCTTTTAAAAAAACACCTGGCAGATTCCATCCATCTTTTCCTGAGCGGTATGCTCATCCACTTGAAAAGGTGAACTATGTTGAGCTGCATTCCTGGTTAAAAGGACATATGCAAAATATAGGGAAGACATGA